The sequence below is a genomic window from Sulfurihydrogenibium subterraneum DSM 15120.
AAGTCCATACTGAATTTTTATTACGATAAGTTGATTGTCTTTTTTATAGGATAAGAGTGCATCTCTACCAATGAGAGCTGAAAATTTAGTCCATCCATTTTTAGGCATCTCTCTATCAAAAAAGCTGACTAAATCCTGTATATAACCTTCTCCTTTGTAGATTAGATAAGCTCTATAAACTCCGTTAGCTTCAAAAATCAAAGACTCACTTTCTAAAAACTGAAAGTTTGACGGAATTATAAAAGTATAATCACCCTTTCTCTCTGTTTTAGCTACAAAACTAATAGGTGCATTTGGCTGAATAACAATTTCATTAGAGGCACAAGAAGTTAAAAATACTATAAAACTAATTAAAAGAAAAATCCTTTTCATCTTAAAAACCTCAAATTGTATAAGTTCTATACATCATGAACACCCATAAAAAATTTTATCACATTTTATTAAGCATGTCTGCAGGAGTTTTATATCCTAATGAACAGTGCGGTCTTATAAAATTGTATTTTTCCACATAACTACTTAATCTTCTATTCATCTCATCTATTGTATA
It includes:
- a CDS encoding lipoprotein, yielding MKRIFLLISFIVFLTSCASNEIVIQPNAPISFVAKTERKGDYTFIIPSNFQFLESESLIFEANGVYRAYLIYKGEGYIQDLVSFFDREMPKNGWTKFSALIGRDALLSYKKDNQLIVIKIQYGLTNTYIKMILTR